In Lytechinus variegatus isolate NC3 chromosome 6, Lvar_3.0, whole genome shotgun sequence, the DNA window aatatattatttatttggggTGGGGCTGCCCCCAACATAAGGTATGTTAAGACCatggaaataaatatttcatacagaCCACTGATCAAGAAAGAAAAACTACAGAAgttgataaaaatatgattttatttcgcGATGCCCCTGCACTAGCTGCATTGATACCGACCTGTATGTGAACGATAGAGGGCGTATTCCCCGAGTTCTTCCTTTTCGTCAACGTTGAAAAGTGGTTTGTGCAACTCTTCGGTAGTTTCCAAAATCGGATTCATCCGACACTGCCACTTCGAATTTTCAACTTAATTTCCACCTCAAATCGAAGAATCATGCCTGCTAAATTCGATCCCAATGAGATTAAAATCGGTAATTGCCATTAAAACAGTTTTCTAGACTCCTGAAAAATTCTTGTAATGGCCCACTGTTGGGATTGTATCTTCGGTCCCATTCATAGAGAATGATGTGATTGTTGTATTCCAACGTATCCACATGACACATGCGGTTCTGaagtatggggggggggtgttgtagGCGATCGATGGTGACGAAATTGAGCACACGTTACCCATCATCCATGCCATGGCATAATCTGAAAAATTGTTAGGTGAAATTCTGCCAATAACCGCATCACCAATTAGACTGCTAATTCATgtgtaaaattaaaataaaagtttgcgGAGAAAAGGGTGAAATTTTTTGTCAGTGACTGCAGTCTGCACACAGACGGAGCAAAAAACTTCGCCCTTTTCACCACATTTTCATAGCCATAAAggcataatttgggggcaaacggGTACGGGTTCCTGATTTAAAAGAGGAGGGTATTTGTGTCGGCCCCCTCCTATTAAATaaaaaggcagtgtatacagccacacgtatgtgtctttaccatccagccacacgcgtatggttatatccagaacacctatctgtggataccgccacacgccaccagtaataacagtaaaacacgtactggtatgtaggtctgaccgtctatatcacgatcaaaataacctcatttcttcattaaattcttacattctaaacccctttgatatccttagatcgtttcaatttcattctcaccgtcttctctccttgtcttgttacaaacggtcgtctgtttaacagcaaattctctttttctacttgtgtcgattctggcttccttcgcggcggcggcagacccatacagcgttagcgcagcgcagtagtagacatacggtacacagtttgggtttacgtaaatgaaattgaaacgatctaaggacaTCAAATGGGTTTAGAatagaatttaatgaagaaatgaggttattttgatcgtgatatagacggtcagacctataTACCAGTACGTGttttattactggcggcgtgtggcggtatccacagataggtgttctggatataaccacacgcgtgtggctggatggtaaagacacacgcgtgtggctgtatacactgccaaataaaaacgtacaaatttactatcaacatgatcaaattctatttttgttatttccCTGCACATCTGTGCCCTCATTCAGtctgaaattttgaatgacactggGCCTAAACtaaggttaagtccacctcagaaaaatgttgaatagaggaaaatcacaCCAGGGATGTGTTAGGAAGGATATAGGAAAGTTGAGCACAATACATTCAAAAATATATAGGAATTGAGCATCCCAGTCACTGACAAAGCATTCCACGAGGGTTTGATATTCCATGTGGCATGCCGATGTTACCCTTCGATCCGAATGGATTCTGCCAAAGCGAAATATCAGTATTAACGCCTTTTGTCTCTTAAAAGCATTGTTTTTCAGCAATCTCTTGGAAATGTCAAATTAGTTATGCCTTATGGACAGCAAAAGAGAAGCTCTTGCGATGTTTTCATGCCAACATGATACAAAAGAATCGTGAAAAAAGACATATAATTTTATAACTACTTCCAAAATTGACAAATTTCAGCATTTGCCGATAATTTGTGCTAATTAAGAGCTCacctattttgaaaaatatattataaccATTCATGGTCATGCGTGATTCTGAGATAATTAGCTTTTGATAATACTCGAATTATGGTGATTTCTGTTCGCTGATACCAATTATACGTACTAATGCATTATCAAAATCTGCACCAGCCAAATTAAAATCCGATTTTGTTGCTTAGGGAATCTGTCGACAAATGAAAATGCCTTTATTGTTGAAACACCCGAAAAGACATTGTTAAAACCCATGTTTAAAGACGATATCGTATCGTCGGCTCGCAGATGGGGTTAAAGCAGGCTGGTACTAAAGCGAAGAGATTCCTATCCTTCGTAACACATCCCTGATCAGACAATCacgatgctgaaaatttcatcaaaatcggatgtaaaataagaaagttatgacatttcaaagtttcgcttatttttaactaAATACATGCAgtttatatgaatgagccagttacatccaaatgagagagtcgttgacgtcactatttcttatgttttttattgtttgaattatacaatatttcaatttttacgaatttaacGATTaggaaaatgttaaaataatggaattccatgtgttcagggaggaatgaaacttcatttcacatgatgagagaaaataaaaatatttcatgtaataaaatacaaaagaaatagtgagtgatgtcatcagtgtctcatttgcataccgaccgagatgtgcatataactgttttgagaaatgaagagaaacttttaaatgccataactttcacattttacatccgattttgatgaaatgcagtgttatgcttgttgcatttttctctttattcaaatcaagtttttgttggggtggacttgtcctttaagtctTCATAGGCCTAATTCAAAATGAAACggttcaggataagtcaaagaaattaggcatccttatttttattgaatttcaataagTCACATAAGTTTCATCTTTGATTTTGcacactattttccttgtaatgaagttcaataatcttagaaaatcaattgaagtagagccccggggggccacttccattcacgagtggataccatgcgcgaccatggggtctcgaaaagcaccctaaacacgtaatttccatattctgaaaatgcaccccttatcaagtattggcgtgtgaaaccctacccttaacaagtattggaaacaaaacgatactcttggcaaatattccctgaaatgaacccctaaacaagtacaggaatgttttattgttacgggtccttcggtcgtcggctttacctcatttggtttagtacgaccccatattctacatctcgcgcaaatcggactctaaacacgaagtgttggggcaaaaaggacatcctttataaaacattttgattttgttttatcatccccgcaaattcgatcctaaacacgtaattttccaagggaaatagatacccttttttcattatttttgtgtttttgacacccttatcacgttacgtacgtaacgtgccctatcgtgaaaaagacatcctttttacgtgtttttttggtcgcgcatggtatccactcgtcaatgtaagtggcccccccgggagtaGAGCCTATTGGGTGTACGAGATTTGCATTTGATGAAAcatccgccctttgaaatttcagagtttcattgctctgcgcggggaggaatatctccCGGTATATACACTTCTCCGTTTTGCGAGTTGAAGATATGtgcactgtcgctaaattgtttgaaatcaaatctgatctttccaaggaaAGTATTCGATATATCTTTGAAAATACCCTTGGAACCCTTTTCAtggaagaaaaatttgataaaacgctttagcgccattgtattccttttttgtgcgttAACAATCACTTGAAAACAAGAGTCATGAAGGTTCAAAATCACagagagacggctccttttcattataatttatgaaacaccaaaagcttcgcatgggagggggaaactcctcttccctgcacccaccccctagggagcacgctctgtaagtgttggcacacTTGGCAATTATTTACCGCCCCTTCCAAAATGAAGTCCTGGTTTTATACcaaggttgttgtttttttaccactgctaagaaagcacgaatgcctgtgagcaagcaaccaggggacctaTGGCTTAAGGTAATGAGTATAAATTGTCCTTACCAAAGGACACTAGTGCActgcaccacttgggaatcgaactccggtcaccggaatccgaaacccccgctctaccaactgagctatcgcacctccaacaatgtttcactttatttttttctttcacacatttattttatgtacCAAGGATGGGTTCTTCTCAATATTGAAAACCAGACTTCATGACAGTCACTTAtttcccttttcctcctttttttcagtGTGTCTGAGGGCTGTGGGTGGTGAAGTCGGAGCAACCTCAACTCTTGCCCCTAAGATCGGTCCCCTAGGTCTGGTGAGTTGTTTTCTTTGCAATATACCGtattttatgtgaaattcaATGATTCTGTGAACATGAtagcagtggggggggggggtgttcagatttttatctgatttcagatcgattttttttgttttgattttcagctgaatttcagcttcttttttttggttttccctctgtacaaaaagtatgggagctctttacGGTATATTACAGACTTTTTCAACattcttcagcttttttcagatctttttatttgtgaccactcacacccgtttcataaaattgttttatgctttccacactgcacttttttttccttaaccccgggaaattggtggggcttagggggggtcttagccccactaATATCCCGGGGTTaggcttagcccacttcgttttcacactattTTAGCAAAAATGGGCTAGCACGgtcggtactatctggccctgccaACAAGCATGGATAGCTGGCTTATTGTGGTACTAGCACCACAATTGTGGTGCTAAGAGgtgcagtgtgaaacgaaacagtgctaagcattagccaatcacagaagtcgaaattgcaCATTAATTGCGCTCTGGTAAAATCAACATTCATGAGCAGTgtgatagtccggggttaaggcgtGAAACCGGGCTAAGCAAATAGTAAAGGGGTAGGATAGTCGCGGGTTAAGGATATACAGTGTGAAAAGCAGTGAGTTCCGCAGAATGTAGCGCATGAGTGAAGGCTCTTGTGCAAATATTATACCCATAACCCAAAGTTCAGTGACATCCATAGGAGTACAATCACCATAATCGTCTTCCTATGAGGCGAAGAATTACAAGTCTTCATGAAGATTGTTTTCTCTGTAGCCTAATAAACATTGTTTTTGGTTTCAAAGCATACCCCGAAGATGCGTAGTCGACTTTTAAAATATGACTGCAGTCTGCAGTAATTTCGAGAGTGCATCTATCAGTTTAATAAAATGACATTGGATCACCAAACCAAACTTATTTTGTCTGAATAATGCCATGAAGATGGAGGAGGCAGGGAGAAGTCATCATGTGACACTGGCACTGGTCCGATggtcccagaccagtaaaaattgctgtcgggccagtaacttttcagaaatggccagatttactggtccgacatgaccagtgaAAAGTACATCTAACTGATAAAAGTGATATTTTCTCGTATTTTGTTAATTATTAAAATGGCTCTGGTATCTTAAACAATGGCTCTCGTGAATTATGTTgtgtttactattttttttaggggggggggacgggcaATATAAGCAGTAAAGACagcaaaataaaatcaacattttttatgttgtctttatttttttattgggggggggcaataaatTTTAGGTTAGGactgtacaaaatacaaaaactgggtatctactggtcaaACATAaacaggttggaccagtagaaaaaagggttagtgtggagccctggaGAAGTATTATCATGTCAATCTGGTTGTTCAATTGACTATGATGAACCTTCCATTATCTCAGCTTGGCAGCTggccctttaaaaaaatgtatattttgtgaTTTGTGGGATCTATCTCTACCTAAACTGCATCATggttttccctttttatttgtCTCTTTTCTGCAGTCCCCCAAGAAGGTTGGTGATGACATCGCCAAGGCAACCCAGGAATGGAAGGGTCTGAAGATCACCGTCATGTTGACCATTCAGAACCGTCAGGCCAAGGTCAGTGTGGTCCCAAGTGCTTCATCCCTCATCATCAGAGCTCTGAAGGAACCTCCTCGTGATAGAAAGAAGGTCAAGAACAGTAAGTTAAAATAAGAGAGGGGAAAGGTGGGGGGTCATTCTTTACTTGAGGTCAAGGCCAGTGTGGTCCCAAGTGCTTCGTCCCTTATCATAAGAGCTCTGAAGGAACCTCCTCGTGATAGAAAGAAGGTCAAGAACAGTAAGTTAAAATAAGAGAGGGGGAAGGTGGGGGGTCATTCTTTACTTGAGGTCAAGGCCAGTGTGGTACCAAGCACTTCGTCCCTcatagtcaggggccttagcaaaattttggggacaggatttacaaaagtgcaattttttgcatgtgggtccctggtatcaaaagcattaattctagatAGGGTGCCCCGAAATCGGCGAAGGGCAccctattttaaaatgctaatttatgcaaattttatgcaaaaaaaatgataattcaccatatctcactaaaaatagtttcaaaatgcccaatttttgtgaatttgggtCTTTTGCTAAATATTCAACTGCAGgtcgatttttataaaattggtgaGCATGAATCAATTCTTAAGGtcaatttatgcaaattttatgtaaattagatgtaaaaacatatattttatcatatatcGACATAAAGAAttgtcaaaatttcaattttttttccacatgtgTCACTGGCACGAAAAGCATTAATTATTGATAGGATGCCTCGATATTAATGACTGGAATCCTATTTCATAGtgataatttatgcaaaattatgcaaaatcaCACTATTCATCGTAAAttactgtatatgtatatgtatagtaCAGACCTAAACTTTTCTATATTAGGagcctatttctttttttgggggggggggtatttgggatttattttgatggggcatcaaatctagattgatttctgtacagttcctgaataagaatcaattttcaatgttaatcgatgcaaatttatgcaaaatttctgcaaataTGTATAAAACTCATCAACTATCATATTTTGAGGTTTTAAACTGAGGGAAGAGCACAACGCTATGCATATGAGACACTGTTCCACAATTCATCTATTATGGTGACTTTCCATGCGACCAAAGGAGGgtatcatgtttaaaatgcaaatttatgcaaattataaatcctgtgcatatccctttcacaattaaaaaaaccccaaatcatatggaaaagataaaccagtatttcatctttcttttcaaagcaaATCAAGAGGTCAGATTTCTTCCCCAAGTAGAGTTTTCCCCTGTCAGAAAGAGGAGGGTATATGGATGGTTCTCATGTCAGAAAAAGCTGTCCATGTCTGCCCCTCTAACAACTATGTACATTTTTTAGAACAGGGACACATCAGAATTGAGCGAAGAGACCtgatccttcttctttttctgtcgTCCCTTCATTGACGGTGACCTGaataatttcagtgatttttctttattggcttATGAATTGATCTCTATCTCTAAAACTAAGGtaacaccaaaaccaaattctcccaATCAATTTTAGACTGAATCAGAGTCGAATCGGTCTGGAATAGGTCCCGAATCAGAGCTATTGACTTCCCAAAATAATTGTCCAAATGCctccccaaaattaattcaaccgaattccatccGAATACATCCCGAATGTGGCTTGAATAAAATGTGTCTTGGCCACATTCGGGAACATTTTGGAGGATATTCGGCTGGCTTTAAACATTTCAAGACAAGCAGAATCCCTCCATGAATGTTCCCGATggggagggagaacagaatagtCCCGAATCCTTCCGAATCGATTCCGGGAGCTCCCCGAATCGGAGATAAATAAGTACCGAATCCAGGCCGTTTTGGGCAGAATTGGTCCGAATTTGTTcgggagaatttggttttggtgtaacccttCCTTAAAGCTAGGGTAAGAacggaaccgaatcagctgcgaatccatTCATATACACGTATTCCGGTGGTTTCAGGAATATTATGTTTTGCCTTCGTAAATGCGAGAAAATTCGGGAACATTCACTGAGaaattcagctcattttgaaatgttcaaaaccagccgaatgCCCTCCAGAATATTCCCGAAAGTGACCACAACGAATTTCTTTCGGGCCACATAAGTATTCGGGTGAAATTCAGTTGGATTAGGGGAGGCATTTGAAGTTTTCTGGGCGTATTCGGACATATTTGTATCATTCTGGGCATAACTGTCCCGAACCGTCCGAGCTCGGCACATTTGTTCTGATTCTGGTCCACATTCAGGCCATCGTTCGGCTGTAAATCAGAGATATCGGGTCACATTCAGCTTGTTCTGGACTTGCTTGTGTTGATTCTTCCACTATTCGAGTTGGCATTCTGCTTTTTGGGGGATGGCCAAAATTGATTTGGTCAATTCTTGGCGATTCTGCACTGAATCGCAACATATTCCACACCCATTCTTCTCTCTTTGGGGAACTTCCCTATCCATCTGAATCAGGTCATAATCGGGCAGATTATGTCCGAATTTGGTGTAAACCTAGCTTAAACCAGGACTGACGTGATGTATTCTTGCGACTGTACTTTGGTTTATCATCTGAATGTTTTGCAGAGACTGTTTACCACAGTTGCATCCTATTCTTGTTTGTCATCTAGAAACGGATTGCTTACTTAAAACAGGGTAACAccggaaccgaatcagctgcaAATATATCCGAATACACATAAAGATGGACTTTGGAGCACTCTGTTCTCCCTTCCCGAATGCAGGAAAATTCAGAAGGGATTAGAAAACATTTTTGGAGAAATTCGGCTCGTTTTGAaaatgttcaaaaccagccgaatacctGCAAAATACTCCCGAATGTGGCtacaacaaatttcatttgggCCACATTCGGGATGTATTCCGATGATAATCGGTTGTATTTTGGGAGTCATTTGGTGGTATTCTGGGAAGATTACGACCTCTTCGTATCAGTCGTAGAGTAAAGGTCTGACTCTTGCCTCTCCATATCGTACGAATCATTACTTGAATACAAAGAATATATACAAGCGAGACGACTTGGccagaaaatagaaaaatggcATCCGAATAGCTGCCGAATCGGTAAATTATAGCCCATTTCAAAAGAATCTGGCACACTTTCTGGAAATTTGGTGGCGTACTTGGCGAATTCGGCCATAATCGTTCGATTCGGGTCGTTATTCAGGTCGTCATTTGCGATGATCGGAGGATTCGGGCTAAATTCGGCTCGATTCTGGCCGCTCTGGCTCGATTTTTGCCACTGTTTGGGTTGGCGTACGGATTATGTAGTATTTGCTTAGTCATTGGAATACAGcttcatacataaattattgttaatttacataatataacacaCTTTTGCATGGAAACAGGATTTTCAATAGCTTGTTTTGCTGGTAAAATTGAAACTTTTGAGCTGATATGGGTACTTTATAAGTTTGGCCCCTTTTCTACTGTTAATATCCATTGAAATGgactaatttattcatataaaataattgctaatttacataaattagcatattttgcatgaagacaggattttcaatagcacgtTTGATAGGGAAAATTAAAGCTATCTATCTGATTgagattttctttaagtttggtttctttttattcctttttactaattttcactattcatgcataaattaactgctaatttacataaattaacattttttgcatgaagacacaattttcaatatcatgtttgataaggaaatttaaagctattgacctaaaagagactttcttaaagtttggtatctctttatttacttttattaattaattcctattggcatatggcttcatgcataaattactgctaatttacataaattagcatatttttgcatgaagatgcaatattcaacaccatgttctgtgggaaaaattaaagctattgacctgatagagactttcctaaagtttggtatctttttgattaacttttattaattaattcctattggcatatggtttcatgcataaattactgctaatttacataaattagcatatttttgcatgaagatgcaattttcaacaccttgttctgtgggaaaaaatgaagctattgacctaatagtgacatagggaaagtttggtgcttttgtaaactctgtcccaaaacttcaaattttgggcctaaggcccctgactatcATCATTAGAGCTCTGAAGGAGCCTCCTCGTGATAGAAAGAAGGTCAAGAACAGTAAGTGCAACTAAGCGATGGGGGGGTGGTGGTTATTCTTTAACTGACCATTCAGAACCTATCAGACTAAAGTCAGTGGTACATAGGTCAGATACAGAAAGTGAAACTACTGTAGGTGGTGGAGGCACTATGCAGTAGGGGGTTGAAGGTCCCTTCCCACTGACTGTCCAGAATGCACATTATAAccagtttgttcattttcagcatcttgaagcaccccccccccccccggagaagTACGTTTGCTCTCTTCTTCACCTTGTCGAATAATGCCAAAGCAGACCTGAATATGGAAAATGTGTTATTCACATTTTCAACCTTGAATTTCATGCAATTCAGATAAATATGAGATTTGAATGAAAGATTTAGTCTTTGTTCTGATTTCGTACAGTCTCACACAGTGGGAACATCCCCATCGACGCCATCATTGACATCGCCAGGACGATGAGGGAGCGTTCCATGGCTCGTGAACTCAAGGGAACAGTCAAGGAAGTCTTGGGAACGGCTCAGTCTGTAGGATGCACCGTGGAAGGACAGAACCCTCATGATATCATTGAACAGATCAACGATGGAGACATTGAGATCCCAGCGGTGAGTTGATACAATGGCGTTTGGGTCATTCTGAACTGTCAAAATCCTTTATCTTCATAACCTATTACCCCTAAATATACTGGGCTATTTCAATACCTAATAAGAGGTGGAGGTCTTaatcagcccccctccccccatgaTTCCAGATGACAATCTCACGTAAAATGGCGCTCGCgatacccatggcataatctccAAAACTATTAGCTCAATTTCTGCACAAAATCTTatttctaattaattatgctaattcatgagtaaaataaaaaaaaatgctctaattaactaaataatgcccctaaattGCTAAATCTTTGGTTTGCAGACTCTTTAAagaaatctgatcaaatgtccttttaaaaaatgtcaaagtcccatttattttcttacgtattttattgttttctaaatttcttatgcatttccatgtttttttttaacatctttttcttctttttttttttaaaggaaattgtcagggactttttttagatttgactaagataaaattaattgattttaatcagtaaaaggaaataaatgatacatttctgaattttggctaaagcaacaattgaatttgtacacaaattcatgttttgagcaattttgggtctgcatgcacttacgaaatgttgcttTATTTCAGAACTTCGTACCCGGGGGTTACAATTTTGGTCTCAGAAGTTGCATGAGACTTGAAAGTACAAATTTCATCTTGTTTTAATGGCCAAGAATGAAGTATCCAGAAATTTCCATTGGAAAACacaataaatgaaacataatgttgaaaaacagaaattcatgtaaatttgaaaacaataaaaatgcataaggaaataaatgtgatattgaatttttttaaggTACATTTGACCAGAATGCTATAAAGAGACTGAACCCAAAATCTGCGGTAAAGGGGCATTTTTATTAATGCATagattagtataattaattagcaatgagatttgCTAAATTTAATCTTGCCGTTTTGTAGATATTCTCATGGGTAACGTGCCTGCCAATTTTTCTTCGTGATCACATGATCAacagccccccagtct includes these proteins:
- the LOC121416918 gene encoding 60S ribosomal protein L12-like — protein: MPAKFDPNEIKIVCLRAVGGEVGATSTLAPKIGPLGLSPKKVGDDIAKATQEWKGLKITVMLTIQNRQAKVSVVPSASSLIIRALKEPPRDRKKVKNISHSGNIPIDAIIDIARTMRERSMARELKGTVKEVLGTAQSVGCTVEGQNPHDIIEQINDGDIEIPAE